From the genome of Gorilla gorilla gorilla isolate KB3781 chromosome 4, NHGRI_mGorGor1-v2.1_pri, whole genome shotgun sequence, one region includes:
- the LOC101139046 gene encoding small ribosomal subunit protein eS10-like, with the protein MLMPKKNGIAIYELLFKEGVMVAKKDVHMPKHPELADKNVPNLHVMKAMQSLKCRGYVKEHFAWRHFYWHLTNEGIQYLRDYLHLPPEIVPATLRRSRPETGRPRPKGLYVRSAVLPGADKKAEAGAGSATEF; encoded by the coding sequence ATGTTGATGCCTAAGAAGAACGGGATTGCCATTTATGAACTCCTTTTTAAGGAGGGAGTCATGGTGGCCAAGAAGGATGTCCACATGCCTAAGCACCCAGAGCTGGCAGACAAGAATGTGCCCAACCTTCATGTCATGAAGGCCATGCAGTCTCTCAAGTGCCGAGGCTACGTGAAAGAACACTTTGCCTGGAGACATTTCTACTGGCACCTTACCAATGAGGGTATCCAGTATCTCCGTGATTACCTTCATCTGCCCCCGGAGATTGTGCCTGCCACCCTACGCCGCAGCCGTCCAGAGACTGGCAGGCCTCGGCCTAAAGGTCTGTATGTGAGGAGTGCTGTGCTACCTGGTGCCGACAAGAAAGCCGAGGCTGGGGCTGGGTCAGCAACCGAATTCTAG